In the Mya arenaria isolate MELC-2E11 chromosome 11, ASM2691426v1 genome, one interval contains:
- the LOC128208797 gene encoding delta-like protein 1 → MKLHKAASITILVILNILYLLPKVFCSGVIELQLTSFTNSRGLDYDGSCCNGVLDTSNPALGPMCSETCHTFFTICLTNYMNTIPPDLSKDKCLFGYVMTDVLGSNNVNFESLEGFNNVINFHFNFSWPGTFSIILEAWHDATLSNPVTGSPRERISRLAVQRELQVGSEWSNFIHKTDKTELEYRYRVRCDTNYYDAGCSKLCRPRDDHFGHYTCDENGDIVCMKGWLGQFCDQAICAEGCHPDHGFCDQPNECKCRGGWEGSECTECIKYPGCKHGTCSRPWECNCDEGWGGLYCTLDLQFCTRHNPCLNGGVCQNTGSGSYTCICQEGYNGTNCEREVDDCLSKPCVNGGSCVDVGNGFQCRCPVSYTGKRCDIRAESCEKNPCKNGATCIEGQGSYSCKCRTGFMGQNCDIEVNDCDPNPCRNNGRCIDELNGYKCVCEQGFTGSLCEENIDDCSSNNPCLNGATCIDKINGHACRCVAGFVGELCDTNVDDCETRPCANGGLCEDLVNDFNCTCRPGYAGKFCTIVINPCESSPCRNGATCRPSINNYHCECVPGFTGKNCQYLPGQIVTSTTRDFSSEQVRTTTPSNKQGNTAMHQEDQDEEFTTTQLLLIVCLGVGIPLLAIIIVVTILLCRRRRRPDTRKEEDENIQNSINNKLRESKIFTTLPQSSSNISNLASKVSNQDSDYNSLKSFKRPSSQIYVGDKYINKQLIKPYNTDLQVHSKTSDYEKPAKSYEKEKVSIDPSNLDIRDYRGSPDICFIDKQNNRDIINRNSLLILEPQLHQEPHRHSSYYGDDVLATEV, encoded by the exons atgaaGTTACACAAGGCAGCGTCTATAACCATTCTagtgattttaaacattctataTTTATTACCAAAG GTATTTTGCTCAGGGGTAATAGAATTACAGCTGACATCGTTCACAAATAGCCGGGGCTTGGATTACGATGGGAGCTGTTGTAATGGGGTCCTGGATACCTCCAACCCCGCCCTGGGGCCAATGTGCTCGGAAACCTGCCATACGTTCTTCACCATTTGTTTGactaattatatgaatacaatacCGCCGGATTTAAGTAAAGACAAGTGCCTGTTTGGATATGTAATGACGGATGTTCTAGGATCTAACAATGTGAACTTCGAATCTCTCGAAGGATTTAACAACGTGATcaactttcactttaatttctctTGGCCG GGTACCTTTTCCATCATTCTTGAGGCCTGGCACGATGCAACGCTTTCCAACCCTGTGACAG gAAGTCCAAGAGAACGTATTTCTCGTCTGGCTGTACAAAGGGAGTTGCAAGTCGGTTCCGAGTGGAGCAACTTTATTCATAAAACCGACAAAACTGAGTTAGAATACCGATACAGAGTTCGATGTGACACGAACTATTACGATGCTGGCTGTTCGAAGCTCTGTAGGCCACGTGATGACCATTTTGGCCATTACACGTGCGATGAAAATGGCGACATCGTCTGCATGAAAGGATGGTTAGGGCAGTTTTGTGATCAAG CCATCTGTGCGGAAGGGTGCCATCCTGACCATGGTTTCTGCGACCAACCAAATGAATGCAA GTGTCGGGGCGGCTGGGAGGGCTCTGAGTGTACGGAGTGCATAAAGTACCCCGGATGTAAACACGGCACGTGCTCGCGACCCTGGGAGTGTAACTGTGACGAGGGCTGGGGCGGCCTCTACTGCACCCTAG ACCTGCAGTTTTGCACACGGCACAATCCATGCTTGAATGGTGGCGTGTGTCAGAACACCGGAAGCGGAAGTTACACGTGCATCTGTCAGGAGGGTTATAACGGCACTAACTGCGAACGGGAGGTGGATGACTGCCTCAGTAAACCGTGTGTTAACGGCGGTTCCTGTGTCGATGTGGGAAATGGATTCCA aTGCCGGTGTCCGGTATCCTATACTGGGAAGCGGTGCGACATTCGAGCGGAAAGCTGCGAGAAGAATCCTTGTAAAAACGGCGCCACGTGCATCGAGGGTCAAGGGTCGTACTCGTGCAAATGTCGGACAGGCTTCATGGGACAGAACTGTGACATTGAGGTCAACGACTGTGACCCAAACCCATGCCGAAATA ATGGCCGCTGCATCGACGAACTGAACGGTTACAAGTGCGTCTGTGAGCAGGGGTTTACCGGAAGTCTTTGCGAGGAAAACATTGATGATTGCAGCTCTAACAACCCGTGCTTAAATGGAGCAACGTGCATTGACAAAATTAACGGCCATGCGTGTCGCTGTGTGGCCGGATTCGTGGGGGAGCTTTGTGACACGAACGTTGACGATTGTGAAACACGCCCGTGTGCGAATGGCGGACTATGTGAGGATTTGGTGAACGATTTTAATTGCACGTGCAGGCCGGGGTATGCTGGGAAGTTCTGCACGATAGTCATAAACCCGTGTGAAAGTAGCCCTTGCCGAAATGGTGCAACATGTCGGCCGTCTATAAATAACTATCATTGTGAATGTGTGCCTGGCTTTACTGGAAAGAATTGTCAGTATTTGCCAGGTCAGATTGTAACGAGCACTACCCGGGACTTCTCCTCCGAGCAAGTTCGTACTACGACACCGTCGAATAAACAAGGAAATACAGCAATGCACCAGGAAGATCAAGATGAAGAATTCACCACCACGCAACTGTTGTTAATTGTGTGTTTGGGTGTTGGGATCCCCCTGTTGGCTATAATTATAGTTGTGACAATTCTGTTGTGTCGGCGTCGGCGACGCCCCGACACGCGAAAAGAGGAGGacgaaaatattcaaaattccATAAACAATAAACTAAGGGAGtccaaaatatttacaacactCCCTCAAAGCAGTTCCAACATTTCAAATTTAGCCAGTAAAGTGTCCAACCAGGACAGTGACTATAATTCattgaaatcattcaaaagACCTAGTTCACAAATATACGTAggtgataaatatataaataaacaattaataaagcCTTATAACACAGACTTACAAGTGCATTCAAAAACCAGTGACTATGAAAAACCAGCAAAATCCTACGAAAAGGAGAAAGTATCAATTGATCCTTCAAATTTAGATATCAG GGATTATCGCGGTTCACCAGATATCTGctttattgacaaacaaaacaatagagACATTATCAATAGAAATTCCTTACTAATACTAGAGCCACAACTTCATCAAGAGCCACACCGTCACAGTAGCTACTATGGCGACGACGTTCTCGCGACGGAAGTCTAG